The Planctomycetota bacterium genome includes a window with the following:
- the ccoS gene encoding cbb3-type cytochrome oxidase assembly protein CcoS — protein sequence MILIYIAIPVALLIAAAAVAAFIWAARSDQYEDLDTPPWRMLLDDAPISKVGSPTPDDSTASTREIRGTH from the coding sequence ATGATCCTGATCTACATCGCGATTCCGGTGGCGCTGCTCATCGCCGCGGCCGCGGTGGCCGCCTTCATCTGGGCGGCGCGCTCCGACCAGTACGAGGATCTCGACACGCCGCCCTGGCGGATGCTGCTCGACGATGCCCCGATTTCCAAAGTAGGCTCACCCACGCCCGATGACTCCACCGCCTCCACCCGCGAAATCCGAGGAACTCATTGA
- a CDS encoding ATP-binding cassette domain-containing protein codes for MTPPPPPAKSEELIEVAVEELCKSFGRQSVLTGVNLTIRRGELVAIVGGSGCGKTVLLKTITGHFRPDSGRVLIANHDVPGSPVCDLSRLSDDELDRMRVHWAVVFQRNALLSGSVYFNLAFWPKEIKEMQDAQIMPLARKALLDVGLNADEIMHRDREALSGGMAKRLAIARALVMDPVLIFYDEPTAGLDPEMCGNIHSLIDSTHRALPAQGVPRTSIVVTHDTELLRRLEPRIVMLFAGKVFFDGTYKDFVGRDDPHIRPYVQQMPALHARRPSDY; via the coding sequence ATGACTCCACCGCCTCCACCCGCGAAATCCGAGGAACTCATTGAGGTCGCCGTCGAGGAGCTCTGCAAGTCCTTCGGCCGGCAATCGGTCCTGACCGGAGTGAACCTGACGATCCGCCGCGGCGAGCTGGTCGCCATCGTGGGCGGCAGCGGCTGCGGCAAGACGGTGCTGCTCAAGACCATCACCGGGCACTTTCGCCCCGACTCCGGCCGCGTGCTGATCGCCAACCACGACGTCCCCGGCTCACCCGTCTGCGATCTCTCGCGGCTCTCCGACGATGAGCTCGACCGGATGCGGGTGCACTGGGCCGTGGTCTTCCAGCGCAACGCCCTGCTCAGCGGCAGCGTCTATTTCAACCTGGCCTTCTGGCCCAAGGAAATCAAGGAGATGCAGGATGCCCAGATCATGCCGCTGGCGCGGAAGGCGCTGCTGGATGTCGGGCTCAACGCGGACGAGATCATGCACCGCGACCGCGAGGCACTCTCCGGAGGCATGGCCAAGCGGCTTGCGATCGCCCGCGCGCTGGTGATGGACCCCGTGCTCATCTTCTACGACGAGCCGACCGCCGGGCTCGACCCGGAGATGTGCGGCAACATCCACTCGCTGATCGACTCGACCCACCGCGCCCTGCCCGCGCAGGGCGTGCCGCGGACCAGCATCGTGGTCACCCACGACACCGAGCTGCTGCGCCGGCTGGAGCCGCGCATCGTGATGCTCTTCGCGGGCAAGGTCTTCTTCGACGGCACCTACAAGGACTTCGTGGGTCGCGACGACCCGCACATCCGGCCCTACGTCCAGCAGATGCCCGCGCTGCACGCGCGGCGGCCCTCGGACTACTGA